Proteins co-encoded in one Planctomycetaceae bacterium genomic window:
- a CDS encoding DUF423 domain-containing protein: MKARTCLLLAAAFGSLAVLLGAFGAHGLSDSGYLTKKYADVDPKTVSGMELPAAYKYLEDFRTAVRYHMWHALAMFGAGLWMKRRPSKLLSAAAWSFAGGIVLFSGALYVLVICGPKFGGVRWGLVAPFGGTLLMIGWLLLAMAAWKDDTHDDL, from the coding sequence ATGAAGGCGCGGACTTGTTTATTGCTGGCCGCGGCGTTCGGGTCTCTGGCCGTTCTTCTTGGCGCCTTCGGAGCTCACGGGCTGTCCGACAGCGGGTATCTCACGAAGAAGTACGCCGACGTCGACCCGAAGACCGTTTCGGGCATGGAACTGCCGGCCGCATACAAGTACCTGGAAGATTTCCGCACGGCAGTTCGCTATCACATGTGGCACGCGCTGGCGATGTTTGGCGCCGGGCTGTGGATGAAGCGCCGTCCGTCGAAGCTGCTTAGCGCCGCGGCATGGAGTTTCGCCGGCGGCATCGTGCTGTTTTCCGGCGCGCTGTACGTGCTGGTCATCTGCGGACCGAAATTCGGCGGTGTCCGGTGGGGACTGGTGGCTCCGTTCGGCGGAACACTGCTGATGATTGGATGGCTGCTGCTGGCGATGGCGGCATGGAAAGACGACACACATGATGATCTTTGA
- a CDS encoding serine/threonine-protein kinase, with the protein MAPSSRCPECGAEIPESTPEGLCPKCLMGAALDDSDQPLENSPFAETTPQPAAFVPPSPRHLAPLFPQLEILQLIGHGGMGAVYKARQRKLDRLVALKIIRPESAHDPAFAERFNREARTLARLSHPNIVAVHDFGEVSTGADPGSPVEPQALPQADDADGNAATAARREPPSTAQDGSTLYFFVMEFVDGPNLRQLMQSGSTRKANAVTPEQAMTIVPQVCDALQYAHQERVVHRDIKPENILVDSRGRVKIADFGLAKLATSAPEHFTLTGTHQVMGTPRYMAPEQMAGSRAVDHRADIYSLGVVLYEMLTGELPMGSFEPPSQRAAVDVRVDNVVLKALASDPDRRYQHAGEFASELVAVAPQAASQLSMASPYPQPWPGPSTILDNAVEAAVNSVREGQIRRLARHRNAPAVLAMLMSAGIIAATVLLFLPFGLNMNRLPMNVGEPALSIGLVSLILLLTLFSIGTLRDQPAGRPWAILLGGAILLPMGIAARGRVALALEGSLPHASEAEWWLIAVFGFIVVLLFSGAWDLRNWLNRPIATEALQPPQRLASSRTSDVTQGRDGVSLEIARIESEGLPDVCMVCGDPAPERVSKKFSYQSDSAQMLTAAGIFLGLIPGLIVAAMTHHQLRVSCPMCARHTNHWSGFAWFAGAGWLLIPALAGCGWGLGLLADTNSYAGATTAAISLGVAGIAVYVIQLIRTGTSLVRCERITGDRIDFGRVSSRFARAVRSTKHGA; encoded by the coding sequence ATGGCCCCGTCGTCGCGTTGCCCCGAATGCGGTGCGGAAATCCCGGAATCCACTCCCGAAGGTCTGTGCCCGAAATGCCTGATGGGAGCGGCTCTGGATGACAGCGATCAACCGCTGGAAAACAGCCCGTTCGCCGAGACAACGCCGCAGCCGGCTGCGTTTGTCCCGCCGTCACCGAGGCATCTGGCGCCGCTGTTTCCTCAGTTGGAGATTCTGCAACTGATCGGCCACGGCGGCATGGGAGCCGTCTATAAGGCTCGCCAGAGAAAGCTGGATCGGCTGGTAGCGCTGAAGATCATTCGGCCGGAGTCGGCTCACGATCCTGCGTTTGCGGAACGATTCAACCGGGAAGCACGCACACTGGCGCGACTCAGTCACCCGAACATCGTCGCTGTCCACGATTTCGGAGAGGTTTCAACAGGCGCTGACCCAGGTTCTCCCGTCGAGCCCCAGGCGCTGCCGCAGGCTGACGACGCCGACGGTAACGCTGCAACGGCGGCTCGCCGGGAGCCTCCGTCGACAGCACAGGACGGTTCGACTCTGTATTTCTTCGTGATGGAATTCGTGGACGGACCCAACCTGCGACAGCTCATGCAGTCCGGTTCAACGCGGAAGGCAAACGCCGTGACACCGGAACAGGCGATGACCATTGTTCCCCAGGTCTGTGACGCGCTGCAGTACGCTCACCAGGAACGTGTGGTTCACCGCGATATCAAACCGGAAAACATACTCGTCGACTCGCGCGGCCGAGTGAAGATCGCCGACTTCGGGCTCGCCAAGCTGGCAACCAGCGCTCCCGAACACTTCACGCTGACGGGTACTCACCAGGTCATGGGGACGCCTCGCTACATGGCTCCGGAACAAATGGCGGGGTCACGAGCGGTCGATCATCGAGCCGACATCTATTCGCTGGGTGTCGTGCTGTACGAAATGCTGACCGGCGAACTTCCCATGGGATCGTTTGAGCCTCCGTCACAGCGTGCCGCCGTCGACGTGCGTGTCGACAATGTGGTGCTGAAGGCACTGGCCTCAGATCCGGATCGGCGCTACCAGCATGCCGGTGAGTTCGCGTCGGAACTGGTCGCGGTTGCTCCGCAGGCGGCCTCGCAGCTGAGCATGGCGTCGCCGTATCCCCAGCCATGGCCGGGCCCGTCGACAATACTGGACAATGCTGTGGAAGCAGCGGTCAACAGTGTGCGCGAAGGACAGATTCGTCGCCTGGCACGGCACCGGAATGCTCCTGCGGTCCTGGCAATGCTGATGTCGGCCGGAATCATTGCTGCGACCGTTCTGCTGTTCCTGCCATTCGGACTCAACATGAATCGTCTGCCGATGAACGTCGGCGAACCGGCGCTTTCCATTGGGCTGGTCAGTCTGATTCTGCTGCTGACGCTGTTCAGCATTGGTACGCTGCGAGATCAGCCAGCCGGTCGTCCGTGGGCCATTTTGCTGGGAGGGGCCATCCTGTTGCCGATGGGGATTGCCGCTCGTGGTCGCGTCGCCCTGGCGCTGGAAGGCAGCCTGCCTCACGCTTCGGAAGCGGAATGGTGGCTGATCGCCGTGTTCGGCTTCATTGTCGTCCTGCTGTTCTCGGGAGCCTGGGATCTGCGGAACTGGCTGAACCGGCCGATTGCAACGGAAGCACTCCAGCCGCCGCAAAGACTGGCATCGTCCCGCACATCGGACGTGACGCAGGGGCGTGACGGCGTCTCACTGGAGATCGCCCGGATCGAAAGCGAGGGACTTCCCGATGTCTGCATGGTCTGCGGCGATCCGGCACCCGAACGAGTCAGCAAGAAGTTTTCGTATCAGTCCGATTCGGCTCAGATGCTGACAGCTGCAGGAATCTTCCTGGGTCTCATCCCGGGACTTATCGTCGCCGCGATGACACATCATCAACTGCGAGTCTCCTGTCCGATGTGTGCGCGACACACAAACCACTGGAGCGGTTTCGCCTGGTTCGCCGGCGCCGGCTGGTTGCTGATTCCGGCACTGGCGGGATGCGGCTGGGGGCTGGGACTTCTGGCCGATACCAACAGCTATGCCGGCGCGACGACCGCCGCCATCAGTCTGGGAGTTGCCGGAATTGCCGTCTATGTGATCCAACTGATTCGCACCGGCACGTCACTGGTCCGGTGCGAACGCATCACAGGTGACCGAATCGACTTTGGACGTGTGTCTTCGCGGTTCGCCCGCGCCGTTCGAAGCACGAAGCACGGCGCATGA
- the sppA gene encoding signal peptide peptidase SppA — MLGRTPFLTLFLMCAMSSGTVFAQATTATAPSQDNSKRSAVATKAVIPVFELSGPVTEKAVADDFPFSFGSTGESLKSLTDRLSKVIDDDDVPAIVLFADSAQVGRAQQQELRRVLAAIRAAGKQIHVHSELFTTGEFVLMSGASEISMVPTGYMFITGLYGEQMFLRGLLDKLGVTPDYFTCGDFKTAAEMFMRKEPSAQSKEMSDWLYGGIFDELIADVARGRGVEKDVARAWIDEGVFTAERAIEKGIIDVVEHRQDFEERLKKLYGDDLKFDRKYGKKKGTEIDLSSPFGILNFYAELLSPPSTKASTKPGVAIVYLEGSILPGSSQGNPFLADAAAFSDSIRKALDEAANDDAVKAVVFRVNSPGGSAVASEIILNATRRIAAKKPFVVSMGDVAGSGGYYVACGADTIFVDPSTITGSIGVVAGKFATTGLWDKVGINWSPISHGKNAAILSSADVFSDSERAAMQSYMDEVYEVFKGHVVKARGDRLKKDIDELAGGRVYTGRQAIELGLADKLGGLSDAVAFAAKEASLEEGYDVRIVPRPKNFMELLMSDLTGPKDDGRHLQMNLPAGFSESQPLIDTVLPLLNGIDPQRVAAIKQALLQMSILQKERVSLMMPVMSFAP; from the coding sequence ATGCTCGGCAGGACTCCATTTCTGACGCTGTTTCTGATGTGTGCGATGTCTTCCGGAACGGTGTTTGCGCAGGCCACGACGGCCACTGCGCCGTCGCAGGATAACAGCAAGCGGTCAGCCGTCGCGACGAAAGCTGTGATTCCCGTTTTTGAATTATCCGGTCCCGTAACGGAAAAAGCCGTCGCCGACGATTTCCCGTTCAGCTTCGGTTCGACGGGTGAATCGCTGAAAAGTCTGACGGACCGCCTGTCGAAGGTTATCGACGATGACGATGTGCCGGCGATCGTGCTCTTCGCCGACAGTGCTCAAGTCGGCCGGGCTCAGCAGCAGGAACTTCGCCGCGTGCTGGCCGCGATCCGGGCCGCGGGCAAGCAGATCCATGTTCATTCCGAACTGTTTACGACCGGCGAATTCGTCCTGATGTCCGGTGCGTCCGAAATCAGCATGGTGCCGACGGGCTACATGTTCATCACCGGACTTTACGGCGAACAGATGTTCCTGCGTGGTCTGCTGGACAAGCTCGGCGTCACGCCGGATTACTTCACCTGCGGCGATTTCAAGACCGCCGCTGAAATGTTTATGCGGAAAGAACCGAGTGCTCAGTCGAAGGAAATGAGCGACTGGCTGTACGGCGGGATCTTCGATGAACTAATAGCCGACGTCGCCCGAGGACGTGGTGTGGAGAAAGACGTCGCCAGGGCATGGATTGACGAAGGCGTGTTTACCGCCGAACGAGCCATCGAAAAAGGCATCATCGACGTCGTCGAGCACCGTCAGGACTTCGAAGAGCGACTGAAGAAACTTTACGGCGACGATCTGAAGTTCGACCGAAAATACGGGAAAAAGAAGGGCACAGAAATCGACCTGTCGTCGCCTTTCGGCATCCTGAATTTTTACGCCGAGCTACTGTCGCCGCCGTCGACAAAAGCCAGCACCAAACCCGGCGTTGCGATCGTCTACCTGGAAGGCAGCATCCTGCCGGGAAGCAGCCAGGGCAATCCGTTTCTGGCCGACGCGGCTGCGTTCAGTGATTCCATTCGCAAGGCTCTGGACGAAGCGGCCAACGATGACGCGGTCAAAGCGGTTGTGTTTCGCGTGAATTCGCCGGGAGGTTCGGCCGTTGCCAGTGAAATCATCCTGAACGCGACGAGGCGGATCGCTGCAAAGAAGCCGTTTGTCGTTTCGATGGGTGACGTGGCCGGCAGCGGAGGCTACTACGTGGCCTGCGGAGCAGACACCATCTTCGTCGACCCTTCGACAATCACGGGCTCCATCGGAGTCGTCGCCGGCAAGTTCGCGACGACAGGACTGTGGGACAAGGTCGGCATAAACTGGTCCCCGATCTCCCACGGAAAGAACGCCGCGATCCTGAGCAGCGCAGATGTGTTTTCCGATTCCGAACGAGCGGCGATGCAGAGCTACATGGACGAGGTCTACGAAGTGTTCAAGGGACACGTCGTGAAGGCTCGCGGCGATCGCCTGAAAAAGGACATCGACGAACTGGCCGGGGGGCGTGTCTACACCGGCCGTCAGGCAATCGAACTGGGGCTCGCGGACAAACTCGGCGGACTTTCCGATGCCGTGGCATTCGCCGCGAAGGAAGCCAGCCTGGAGGAAGGCTACGACGTCCGCATCGTGCCTCGCCCGAAGAATTTCATGGAACTTCTGATGAGCGACCTGACTGGCCCCAAAGACGACGGCCGGCACCTGCAAATGAACCTGCCCGCGGGATTCAGCGAAAGTCAGCCGCTGATCGACACGGTCCTGCCACTGCTGAACGGCATCGATCCTCAACGAGTCGCCGCCATCAAACAGGCGCTGCTGCAGATGTCGATTCTGCAGAAGGAACGCGTGAGCCTGATGATGCCGGTGATGAGTTTCGCCCCGTAG
- a CDS encoding glycosyltransferase family 2 protein, whose translation MLVYAGWILFALIAVWTVPPVLWMLSRELQPASPDNGETLPSVSVIMPARNEQAAIESSLRSVLNSAGVTFELIVVNDRSTDRTGDIIDSIAATNEHVKAVHISELPSGWLGKNHAMHIAARRATGDLLLFTDGDVMYEPTALLTAVRYFSQRGLKHLCLLPRMLPGSFLENSVVAFFGLSYAIGQQVHLVRTWWPFAYAGVGAFNLVDANFYRSFGGHERIAMDVLDDVKLGKLVKRHSGRADFLAAPKLLSLRWQPSLWGVVTGLEKNGFAALNYSVPSILLVTVLFFITMVSPFVVPWLVPLRDGSGFVACAALWHVLYGVTAVRVGGSALLFLFFPFGAWMLAFTFWRSAWITLRQGGVRWRDSFYPLSELRPGIYR comes from the coding sequence TTGTTGGTCTACGCAGGCTGGATTCTGTTCGCGCTGATTGCCGTGTGGACGGTTCCTCCCGTGCTGTGGATGCTGTCGCGCGAACTTCAGCCTGCGTCGCCGGATAACGGCGAGACGCTGCCGTCCGTGAGTGTCATCATGCCCGCTCGCAACGAACAGGCGGCAATCGAATCCTCACTGCGGTCCGTGCTGAACAGCGCGGGCGTGACGTTCGAACTGATCGTTGTCAACGACCGCAGCACGGATCGCACCGGTGACATCATCGATTCCATCGCGGCAACGAACGAGCACGTGAAGGCGGTTCACATCAGCGAACTCCCGTCCGGTTGGCTGGGGAAGAATCACGCCATGCACATTGCGGCCCGACGAGCGACGGGGGACCTGCTGCTGTTCACTGACGGCGACGTGATGTACGAACCGACGGCCTTGCTGACCGCCGTTCGATATTTCAGTCAACGCGGCCTGAAACACCTGTGCCTGCTGCCGAGGATGCTGCCGGGTAGTTTTCTGGAAAACAGCGTCGTCGCGTTTTTCGGGCTTTCGTACGCGATCGGTCAGCAGGTGCATCTGGTGCGCACCTGGTGGCCGTTTGCGTATGCCGGAGTCGGAGCGTTCAACCTGGTCGACGCGAATTTCTACCGCAGCTTCGGCGGCCATGAACGAATTGCGATGGATGTGCTGGACGATGTGAAGCTCGGGAAGCTCGTCAAACGCCACAGTGGTCGCGCCGACTTTCTGGCGGCTCCGAAATTGCTGTCGCTGCGCTGGCAGCCGTCGTTGTGGGGAGTCGTCACGGGGCTGGAAAAGAACGGTTTTGCCGCACTGAACTATTCCGTGCCGTCGATTCTGCTGGTGACCGTGCTGTTCTTCATCACGATGGTGTCACCCTTCGTTGTGCCGTGGCTTGTGCCGCTGCGCGATGGGTCCGGGTTTGTGGCGTGCGCAGCTCTGTGGCACGTGCTTTACGGAGTAACGGCCGTTCGAGTCGGCGGGTCGGCTCTGCTGTTCCTGTTCTTTCCGTTCGGTGCGTGGATGCTGGCATTCACGTTCTGGCGGTCGGCCTGGATCACTCTGCGGCAGGGCGGCGTTCGCTGGCGAGACAGCTTCTATCCGCTGTCCGAACTGCGGCCGGGCATTTATCGATGA
- a CDS encoding peptidyl-prolyl cis-trans isomerase: MAMLLSGCEGRTLVDDNPVFAAAPPRRSLVNESTLAATEPSSVSLVARDIQLTSSGSSTPVLEGNTVVAEVNGKPVFVDDLIGSARLAMEADPRLTDPQRQQIMADEVRRRLPAHIEQEIVLQALNRKIPEDRRKSIREAMEPDFEKLIESIMQERQLLTDEQLNNALAEQGLSIPLLKESFFRAQMVRGFVDTLADDNIPKTIDRGELVRYYQQHKDEYTPQERIRWQEIVVRFNGNRQQAQQKMAEVVNQLNAGADFGKLAVKYSESLSAKTQGDMGWLQKGSLTDDEVEAMLFEQPPGGMTKVFVRDDRFEVFRVAEHQYAHTIPFEEVQQEIEQLLKQRATEDARRKVISDLREKATIETIFDNAV; this comes from the coding sequence ATGGCCATGCTGCTGTCGGGCTGTGAAGGACGGACTCTGGTTGACGACAACCCGGTCTTTGCCGCCGCGCCGCCGCGCAGATCACTGGTCAACGAGTCGACACTGGCCGCCACTGAACCTTCGTCCGTCTCGCTGGTTGCCAGGGACATTCAACTGACGTCGTCGGGATCGTCGACTCCAGTGCTGGAGGGCAATACGGTTGTGGCGGAAGTCAACGGCAAGCCGGTCTTCGTCGATGATCTGATCGGCAGTGCCAGACTTGCGATGGAAGCGGATCCGCGCCTGACGGATCCACAACGGCAGCAGATCATGGCCGATGAAGTTCGCCGTCGGCTGCCCGCTCACATCGAACAGGAAATCGTGCTGCAGGCTCTGAACCGCAAGATTCCCGAAGACCGCCGAAAGTCCATCCGCGAAGCGATGGAACCGGACTTCGAGAAGCTCATTGAAAGTATCATGCAGGAACGACAGCTTCTGACCGATGAGCAGTTGAACAACGCTCTGGCCGAACAGGGACTGTCCATTCCGCTGTTGAAGGAAAGCTTCTTCCGGGCGCAGATGGTGCGGGGATTTGTTGACACACTGGCGGACGATAACATCCCGAAGACCATCGATCGCGGTGAGCTGGTCCGCTACTACCAGCAGCATAAGGACGAGTACACGCCTCAGGAACGCATCCGCTGGCAGGAGATTGTGGTGCGTTTCAACGGCAATCGGCAGCAGGCGCAACAGAAGATGGCGGAAGTCGTTAACCAGCTGAATGCCGGTGCCGATTTCGGAAAGCTGGCCGTGAAGTATTCCGAAAGCCTCAGCGCAAAGACGCAGGGCGACATGGGCTGGCTGCAGAAGGGTTCGCTGACCGACGACGAAGTTGAGGCCATGCTGTTCGAGCAACCGCCCGGCGGTATGACGAAAGTCTTTGTCCGTGACGATCGCTTTGAGGTGTTTCGCGTTGCCGAACACCAGTACGCTCACACGATCCCGTTTGAGGAAGTGCAGCAGGAAATTGAGCAACTGCTGAAACAGCGAGCCACCGAGGACGCTCGCCGCAAAGTGATTTCCGACCTGCGCGAAAAGGCGACCATCGAAACCATCTTCGACAATGCCGTCTGA
- a CDS encoding MFS transporter, which yields MSRTLAAIRSVARRYVDLPAAVHVLCFGTFLNRAGSFVLLFLTIYVSEHLKFGVSFATVCVGAFGAGSIVSSLVGGYLADTFGRRRIMLLSMFGGAGMLVLLGQLTERWSFLAAMFGFAMLSELYRPAASAMIGDVVEPLRRPYAFGLLYISVNLGFAFAPPIGGLLAGYSLFQLLFLLDALTAAVFGLVIVFYIRETLPAPDIAATSEPASDTSSPGTAVPDIPATGTRSSEAAMTSGLSHPMSPAWVRSTREILSDTPFVMLCLATLLTTSVFVQAFSTLPMYLRQLGYSETEFGFMISVNGIMIVVLQLPLTHLLSRFNRIAVIMAGELLLAVGFGLTGFASTKSAVIACIIVWTLGEIAQAAFKQSVVSDMSPKEYRGRYMGVFGMCHAVGLTIGAPLGGEIYARHGAQVLWPGCSLVVLASVAIYSIVYAALSRGPVKPVVPEPGVQ from the coding sequence ATGTCCCGGACGCTGGCGGCAATTCGAAGTGTGGCGCGACGCTATGTCGATCTGCCCGCGGCCGTCCACGTGCTGTGCTTTGGCACGTTTCTGAACCGCGCCGGTTCGTTTGTGCTGCTGTTCCTGACGATCTATGTCAGCGAACATCTGAAGTTCGGCGTCAGTTTCGCCACAGTCTGCGTGGGCGCTTTCGGAGCGGGGTCGATTGTTTCGTCACTTGTCGGCGGGTACCTGGCCGATACCTTCGGCCGCAGGCGCATCATGCTGCTGTCGATGTTCGGCGGCGCGGGAATGCTGGTGCTGCTGGGTCAGTTGACAGAACGCTGGTCGTTTCTGGCGGCGATGTTCGGATTTGCAATGCTGTCCGAACTGTATCGCCCCGCCGCGTCGGCGATGATCGGCGATGTCGTTGAGCCACTGCGACGTCCGTATGCGTTCGGGCTGCTGTATATCTCAGTCAATCTGGGATTTGCGTTCGCTCCGCCAATCGGTGGATTGCTGGCTGGATATTCCCTGTTTCAACTGCTGTTCCTGCTCGACGCCCTGACGGCCGCCGTGTTTGGTCTGGTGATCGTGTTCTACATTCGCGAGACGCTGCCGGCGCCCGATATCGCTGCGACGAGCGAACCTGCGTCGGACACTTCGTCACCGGGTACTGCCGTGCCGGACATCCCCGCGACCGGCACGAGATCGTCGGAGGCCGCGATGACATCCGGCCTCAGCCATCCCATGAGTCCGGCGTGGGTCCGTTCAACGCGCGAGATACTCAGCGATACACCGTTCGTGATGCTGTGTCTTGCAACGCTGCTGACAACCAGTGTCTTCGTCCAGGCATTTTCAACTCTTCCCATGTACCTTCGCCAGTTGGGATATTCGGAGACAGAATTCGGTTTCATGATTTCCGTCAACGGCATCATGATCGTCGTGCTGCAGTTGCCGCTGACCCACCTGCTGAGTCGGTTCAATCGCATTGCCGTGATCATGGCGGGTGAATTGCTGCTGGCTGTCGGTTTTGGCCTGACGGGGTTCGCTTCGACGAAATCCGCGGTGATCGCCTGCATCATCGTGTGGACGCTCGGCGAGATTGCTCAGGCCGCGTTCAAGCAGTCGGTGGTCTCGGACATGTCTCCGAAGGAATATCGGGGCCGGTACATGGGAGTCTTCGGCATGTGCCATGCTGTGGGGCTGACGATCGGAGCTCCGCTGGGCGGAGAAATCTACGCGCGTCACGGTGCTCAGGTGCTGTGGCCGGGCTGTTCCCTGGTCGTGCTGGCTTCCGTGGCGATTTACAGCATCGTCTACGCAGCCCTTTCGCGCGGACCCGTGAAGCCGGTGGTCCCGGAACCTGGTGTTCAATGA
- a CDS encoding DJ-1/PfpI family protein, whose translation MTNKRVLLLAGDFVEDYEIMVPFQTLLTCGVEVSAVCPDKRHGDRIRTAIHDFEGDQTYTEKPGHNFTLNADFDAVRSDAYDGLLIPGGRAPEYLRLNERVTELVREFDAAKKPIAAICHGLQILAAAGILSGRSCTAYPACRPEVTLAGGTYREIPIDDAVVDGNLVTAPTWPAHPAFCREFLKLLGVR comes from the coding sequence ATGACAAACAAACGCGTCCTGCTGCTGGCAGGTGATTTTGTCGAAGACTACGAAATCATGGTCCCGTTCCAGACGCTCCTGACGTGCGGTGTCGAAGTGAGTGCCGTTTGTCCGGATAAGCGGCACGGCGACCGGATCCGTACTGCCATTCACGACTTTGAAGGCGATCAGACCTACACCGAAAAGCCGGGCCATAATTTCACGCTGAATGCCGATTTCGACGCGGTGCGATCGGACGCCTATGACGGCCTGTTGATTCCCGGCGGTCGTGCTCCGGAATACCTGCGACTGAACGAACGCGTGACCGAACTGGTCCGGGAATTCGACGCGGCAAAGAAACCCATCGCGGCGATTTGTCACGGACTGCAGATTCTGGCCGCAGCCGGAATTCTTTCCGGACGTTCCTGCACCGCCTATCCGGCATGTCGACCGGAAGTAACGCTCGCTGGCGGAACGTACCGGGAAATTCCGATCGACGATGCTGTGGTCGACGGAAACCTGGTCACGGCTCCCACATGGCCCGCTCACCCCGCGTTTTGCCGTGAGTTCCTAAAATTGCTGGGCGTGCGTTAA
- a CDS encoding sulfatase-like hydrolase/transferase, whose product MTDTRPNIIFIITDQQRFDTIRELGFDYMETPHLDRLVREGTTFTNAHISAPSCAPSRASLFTGYFPHTTGILKNADAWNHGWIELLADSGYRCINIGKMHTYPYHTTMGFHERYVVENKDRYMEERFYYDEWDKALHARGLVKQQRELYRKRSDYRDSLGAFLWELDEDMQSDNFVGNMATWWIDTKPVPDQPLFLQIGFPGPHPPYDPTPAEAARYMDKTLPLLAVTQEELDSQPRAFKVLQQHNYDIDHDSVVHKGEPTREERHKQRAYYLANVTMIDTKVGEILQSLERRGYLDNAVVIFTSDHGDCLTDHGHSQKWTMYDIITRMPVIVWSPGRFEAGRRIDGLCQQMDIGPAILELGGVDVPKTMEAESLLPALEGRDWTPRKYVYAEHGQDHILDGTDFMTMVRSDTWKLVHFIDEDEGQLFDLANDPDEMKNLWRSAQHSVQKQALLAELREWRCRSTVRTAQWAARFR is encoded by the coding sequence ATGACCGACACTCGTCCGAACATCATCTTTATTATCACCGATCAGCAGCGATTCGACACGATCCGCGAGCTGGGTTTTGATTATATGGAAACTCCGCACCTGGATCGCCTGGTGCGCGAAGGCACCACATTCACCAACGCACATATTTCCGCGCCAAGCTGCGCTCCTTCGCGGGCCAGTCTGTTCACCGGCTACTTCCCGCACACCACCGGCATTCTGAAAAACGCGGACGCCTGGAATCACGGCTGGATCGAACTACTGGCCGACAGCGGATACCGCTGCATCAATATCGGAAAAATGCACACCTATCCCTATCACACAACCATGGGCTTCCACGAACGCTACGTCGTCGAAAACAAGGACCGCTACATGGAAGAGCGGTTTTACTACGACGAATGGGACAAGGCGCTGCACGCGCGCGGGCTGGTGAAACAGCAGAGGGAACTGTATCGCAAGCGCAGTGACTACCGGGACAGCCTGGGAGCCTTCCTGTGGGAACTGGATGAGGATATGCAGTCGGACAACTTTGTCGGCAATATGGCGACGTGGTGGATTGACACGAAGCCAGTCCCCGATCAGCCGCTGTTCCTGCAGATTGGCTTCCCCGGACCGCATCCGCCGTACGACCCAACTCCTGCGGAAGCCGCCAGATACATGGACAAGACGCTGCCACTGCTGGCAGTGACGCAGGAAGAACTCGACAGTCAGCCGCGAGCATTCAAGGTGCTGCAGCAGCACAACTACGACATTGACCATGACAGCGTCGTGCATAAGGGCGAACCGACGCGTGAAGAACGGCACAAACAGCGAGCCTACTATCTGGCCAATGTCACAATGATCGACACAAAGGTCGGTGAGATTCTGCAGTCGCTGGAACGCCGCGGGTATCTCGATAACGCAGTGGTCATCTTCACCAGCGATCACGGCGACTGTCTGACGGACCACGGTCACAGCCAGAAATGGACGATGTACGATATCATCACCAGAATGCCGGTTATTGTCTGGAGCCCTGGTCGCTTTGAAGCCGGACGCCGCATCGACGGACTCTGCCAGCAGATGGATATTGGTCCGGCCATACTGGAACTTGGGGGCGTTGATGTGCCGAAAACCATGGAAGCCGAATCACTGCTGCCTGCCCTGGAAGGTCGCGACTGGACGCCGCGGAAATATGTCTATGCCGAGCACGGGCAGGACCATATTCTGGACGGCACGGACTTTATGACAATGGTCCGCAGTGACACCTGGAAGCTGGTCCATTTCATTGATGAAGACGAAGGTCAGCTCTTCGATCTGGCCAACGACCCGGATGAGATGAAAAACCTTTGGCGCAGTGCGCAGCATTCCGTACAGAAGCAGGCATTACTGGCGGAACTTCGTGAGTGGCGCTGTCGCAGCACGGTGCGGACCGCTCAATGGGCGGCACGGTTTCGATAG